The DNA segment ACAGGCAAGCCTTAGAGTTTCAACCACGTAAGCACCATTATTGGCATCTAGCACGCCAGGTTGAGCCGGTTGAGCCAGCCTTACTGGTAGCACTTCTATGGTACCAGCCTTATGCGCCTTTGGTGAGGCGGCAGAGTCATAAATATTAATAGCTAATGGCAAGTTCAACAGTTTTGCTCGTTGCTCCAGTAGCTCTGGATCAGCAATCGCAACAAGCTGCACTGGCCAGTTTTCTTGGGCCAGTTGCACTAAAATGTCTGGACCAACGCCCGCTGGCTCTCCAGGAGTAATGGCAATTTTATTTACCATCACTATTCACCTTCTTCGTCAAAAATCTCAATGTAAGCTTCATCGCGAGTCTCTTTCATCCAGCGGATAACTTCAACACCAAACTTTCGATTGAATAGTAGGTTGTAGGCACGATTTTCGTTATTTTGATCTGTTGCATCTAACGTTCTTCGGCCAGTTAGTTGCACTAAATGCCAGCCAAAAGAGCTACGAAATGGTTTATGATATTCATCTATTTCTAACGTCGCTAATGCATTCTTGAAAGCTGGGTCGTAACTATTTGGATCTGTCCAACCTAAATCTCCACCACGAGAAGCTGATGGACCTTCTGAGTGTTCTTTAGCTAAGGTATCAAAATCTGCTTCACCAGCTTTTATCTGTGCTAAGAAATCTATTAGTATTTTCTCTGCTTTTTCTTCAGATAGAATGATTGATGGTTCAATTAAAATATGACGTGATTTAACTTCACTTACTTCAACAGTTTCTTTACCACGAATATCTAATATTTTAATAATGTTAAAGCCTAAACCGGTACGTATCGGCCCAAAGACTTCACCTTTATTTTGACCGTCAACCAATTCTGCAAATAAGGTTGGCATTTCATTAATACCGCGCCAGCCAATATCACCACCTTCTAATGCACTAGGGGCACCCGAAGAGGCAATCGCTATTTTCTTAAAATCTGAGCCGTTATTTAATAAATCAATAACTTTGTCTGCTCGAGATTTTGCGTCAACCAAATCATCTTGAGTTGGTTCATCTGGAAAGCTGATCAGTATATGGCCGATATTATATTCAACATCAGCGTTTTTTTGTTGTTTCATTAAATCTACAAGGTTTGATATTTCTTGTGGGCTAATGGCAACACGACGACGTACGTTGGCTCTTCTAACTTCGTTAGTGATCATTTCTGTGCGAATGCCTTCACGATAGCTTTCATAGTTGATGCCGTCAGCGACTAATTTTTGCCTAAACTGTTCGGTCGTCATACCGCCATTATCGTTGGCGATTGATGCAATAGCTGTGTCTAACTGTGCATCACCAATTTGTACGCCCATACGTTCGCCCATTTGAATTAATAAACTATCGTTTATTAATTTTTCCATCGCTTGGGTACGAAGAGCCGCATCAGAGGGTAAACTTTGTTTTTCGGCGAGAGCTTGTTTTTTTACATT comes from the Thalassotalea nanhaiensis genome and includes:
- the surA gene encoding peptidylprolyl isomerase SurA; the encoded protein is MKTIIKIAFIISGIVSSAITTSVVNAKELELDRVVAVVNSGVVLESEINDLVNNVKKQALAEKQSLPSDAALRTQAMEKLINDSLLIQMGERMGVQIGDAQLDTAIASIANDNGGMTTEQFRQKLVADGINYESYREGIRTEMITNEVRRANVRRRVAISPQEISNLVDLMKQQKNADVEYNIGHILISFPDEPTQDDLVDAKSRADKVIDLLNNGSDFKKIAIASSGAPSALEGGDIGWRGINEMPTLFAELVDGQNKGEVFGPIRTGLGFNIIKILDIRGKETVEVSEVKSRHILIEPSIILSEEKAEKILIDFLAQIKAGEADFDTLAKEHSEGPSASRGGDLGWTDPNSYDPAFKNALATLEIDEYHKPFRSSFGWHLVQLTGRRTLDATDQNNENRAYNLLFNRKFGVEVIRWMKETRDEAYIEIFDEEGE